One window from the genome of Variovorax sp. PAMC26660 encodes:
- a CDS encoding alpha/beta hydrolase, protein MDGRGMPAPGELYTIDGRQMHLQRSGPVPASALQPTLVIEAGGGCASPIYARLQQVLSAKYPVISYDRAGMGWSEADDAPFDGKRSAQQLHALLAAAEVTGPIVLIGHSLGGLLNRIYTGLYPEQVAGVVMLDASHPEQFELFKGLPAEQLAPERKKRAEFQAGGVPPPDFAPIQAIFADMPHVLRQMAANYTPETIDTMVKEHEGLQHVARQAGASPDLGARPLAVLSATVMQKLPPGAEEAAEVQRRWPEYQEAHAGLSTRSRLHRIEGAEHMTLVVLPPFVSRVAEEIDWIMAQLGCTR, encoded by the coding sequence ATGGACGGGCGCGGGATGCCCGCGCCCGGCGAGCTGTACACCATCGACGGACGCCAGATGCACCTTCAGCGCAGCGGCCCCGTGCCGGCCAGTGCCCTGCAGCCCACGCTGGTGATCGAAGCCGGTGGCGGCTGCGCCTCGCCGATCTACGCGCGCCTGCAGCAGGTGCTGTCGGCCAAGTACCCGGTGATCAGCTACGACCGCGCAGGCATGGGCTGGAGCGAGGCCGACGACGCGCCCTTCGACGGAAAGCGCAGTGCGCAGCAATTGCATGCGCTGCTGGCCGCGGCCGAGGTCACCGGCCCCATCGTTCTGATCGGCCATTCGCTCGGCGGGCTGCTCAACCGCATCTACACCGGCCTGTACCCGGAACAGGTGGCCGGTGTCGTGATGCTCGACGCCAGCCACCCGGAGCAGTTCGAGCTGTTCAAGGGCCTGCCGGCGGAACAGCTCGCGCCGGAGCGCAAGAAACGCGCCGAATTCCAGGCCGGCGGTGTGCCGCCGCCGGACTTTGCGCCGATCCAGGCCATCTTTGCCGACATGCCCCATGTCCTGCGACAGATGGCCGCGAACTACACGCCGGAAACCATCGACACGATGGTGAAGGAGCACGAAGGCCTTCAGCACGTCGCCCGGCAGGCCGGCGCCTCGCCGGACCTGGGCGCGCGTCCGCTCGCGGTGTTGTCGGCCACGGTCATGCAGAAGCTGCCGCCCGGTGCCGAGGAAGCTGCCGAGGTGCAACGGCGTTGGCCCGAGTACCAGGAGGCGCATGCGGGGCTGTCGACGCGAAGCCGCCTGCATCGCATCGAAGGCGCCGAGCACATGACGCTGGTGGTGCTGCCGCCCTTCGTGAGCCGCGTGGCCGAAGAGATCGACTGGATCATGGCCCAGCTCGGATGCACCCGATGA
- a CDS encoding MotA/TolQ/ExbB proton channel family protein encodes MMKTFFAKLMAAAAPFVLALSLTAAPHAANAQATPEPAPAVAPATTAPAADPSAGSVAAPAPTVPAAVPAATAAATTKVDNPYGIGALWAQSDLVAKAVLAILAIMSMGSWYVIVTKLLEQMRMGRQAKEVDNEFWNERTVQAGTEKLAEGSPFRFIADAGVHATKKHDGLRGKVDFADFVDLCIHRATERVQRRLSNGMSLLATVGSTAPFVGLFGTVWGIYHALTAIGIAGQASIDKVAGPVGESLIMTAIGLAVAVPAVLGYNWLLRRNITVMDDVREFSGELHSVILAGSAAA; translated from the coding sequence ATGATGAAGACCTTTTTCGCGAAGCTGATGGCCGCAGCCGCTCCGTTCGTTCTGGCGCTCTCCCTGACCGCCGCGCCGCACGCTGCCAACGCCCAGGCCACGCCGGAACCCGCACCCGCCGTTGCGCCCGCCACCACCGCACCGGCAGCGGACCCGTCGGCCGGCAGCGTCGCGGCCCCGGCACCCACGGTGCCTGCCGCAGTGCCAGCCGCAACAGCCGCCGCGACCACCAAAGTCGACAACCCCTACGGCATAGGCGCCCTGTGGGCGCAGAGCGACCTGGTGGCCAAGGCCGTGCTGGCCATCCTGGCGATCATGTCCATGGGCAGCTGGTACGTGATCGTGACCAAGCTGCTCGAGCAGATGCGCATGGGCCGCCAGGCCAAGGAAGTGGACAACGAGTTCTGGAACGAGCGAACCGTGCAGGCCGGCACAGAGAAGCTCGCCGAAGGCAGCCCCTTCCGCTTCATCGCCGATGCCGGCGTGCACGCCACCAAAAAGCATGACGGCCTGCGCGGCAAGGTCGACTTTGCCGACTTCGTCGACCTGTGCATCCACCGCGCCACCGAACGCGTTCAACGGCGCCTGAGCAACGGCATGTCGCTGCTGGCCACCGTGGGTTCCACAGCCCCCTTCGTCGGCCTCTTCGGCACCGTCTGGGGCATCTACCACGCCCTCACCGCCATCGGCATCGCCGGCCAGGCCTCCATCGACAAGGTGGCAGGCCCCGTGGGCGAATCGCTCATCATGACCGCCATCGGCCTGGCCGTGGCCGTGCCCGCCGTGCTCGGCTACAACTGGCTGCTGCGTCGC
- a CDS encoding alanine racemase: MTQLAHTALGELTTPALLLDSTVLERNCEAMAQRAAHHGVALRPHLKTSKSAEVARLATRGHSGAITVSTLAEVDYFARHGFLDLTYAVGISAGKIDALHRIQLAHAARVTLLADRVEAVRAAAARARAIGATFRLLIEVDTGGGRGGVAPDDEEALLAIAAEVQRSGSLTLAGVLTHAGHSYHAEGLDAIRAIAETERAGAVQAAGRLRAAGFTVDTVSVGATPTAVCAERLDGVTEMRPGVYTFFDLDQAARGICEIEDIALSVLATVIGHNPRSRRVLIDAGGLALSKDESAAEFRDGLGFGLICKADGTTPLAGLRVAELHQEHGLIACDGDSDGAAQAMFDALPVGSRVRILPHHACMTAAPYDRYHVVRGTGASVYAVWGKAHGWHAAGPGA; the protein is encoded by the coding sequence ATGACGCAACTCGCACACACGGCGTTGGGCGAGCTGACCACGCCGGCGCTGCTGCTCGACAGCACGGTTCTCGAACGCAACTGCGAAGCGATGGCGCAGCGCGCGGCGCACCACGGCGTGGCACTGCGCCCGCACCTGAAGACCTCCAAGTCGGCCGAGGTGGCGCGCCTGGCCACCCGCGGGCACAGCGGCGCCATCACCGTGTCCACCCTGGCCGAGGTCGATTACTTCGCGCGCCACGGTTTCCTGGACCTGACCTATGCGGTGGGCATCAGCGCGGGCAAGATCGACGCGCTGCATCGCATCCAGCTCGCGCACGCTGCCCGCGTGACCCTGCTCGCGGACCGCGTCGAAGCGGTACGTGCAGCAGCCGCACGTGCGCGAGCCATCGGCGCGACCTTCAGGTTGTTGATCGAGGTCGACACTGGCGGCGGCCGTGGCGGTGTCGCGCCCGACGACGAGGAGGCGCTGCTCGCCATCGCGGCCGAAGTGCAACGCAGCGGATCGCTGACGCTGGCCGGCGTGCTGACGCATGCCGGCCACAGCTATCACGCCGAGGGGCTGGACGCGATCCGCGCCATTGCCGAAACCGAGCGTGCCGGCGCGGTGCAAGCGGCCGGGCGCCTGCGCGCGGCCGGCTTCACGGTGGACACCGTCAGCGTGGGCGCCACGCCCACGGCGGTGTGTGCCGAACGGCTCGACGGTGTGACCGAAATGCGCCCCGGCGTGTACACCTTCTTCGATCTGGACCAGGCCGCGCGCGGCATCTGCGAGATCGAAGACATCGCGCTGTCGGTGCTGGCCACCGTGATCGGCCACAACCCGCGGTCGCGCCGCGTGCTCATCGACGCCGGCGGGCTCGCGCTGTCGAAAGACGAATCCGCCGCCGAGTTTCGCGACGGCCTTGGCTTCGGGTTGATCTGCAAGGCGGACGGCACAACACCGCTGGCTGGATTGCGCGTGGCCGAGCTGCACCAGGAGCACGGCCTCATCGCCTGCGATGGCGACAGCGATGGCGCCGCGCAGGCGATGTTCGATGCGCTGCCTGTCGGCAGCCGCGTGCGCATCCTGCCGCACCACGCCTGCATGACCGCGGCCCCCTACGACCGTTACCACGTCGTGCGCGGCACGGGTGCCAGCGTGTATGCCGTATGGGGCAAGGCCCATGGCTGGCATGCAGCCGGACCCGGCGCCTGA